One Actinosynnema pretiosum DNA segment encodes these proteins:
- a CDS encoding P-II family nitrogen regulator has product MKLITAIVKPFTLDDVKTALEQLGVLGMTVSEVQGYGRQKGHTEVYRGAEYAVDFVPKLRIEVLVDDAAVDKVLDAVVEAARTGKIGDGKVWVTPVDTVIRVRTGERGTDAL; this is encoded by the coding sequence GTGAAGCTGATCACCGCGATCGTCAAGCCGTTCACGCTCGACGACGTCAAGACGGCACTGGAGCAGCTGGGCGTCCTGGGCATGACCGTCAGCGAGGTCCAGGGCTACGGCAGGCAGAAGGGCCACACCGAGGTCTACCGGGGCGCCGAGTACGCCGTGGACTTCGTGCCGAAGCTGCGGATCGAGGTGCTGGTGGACGACGCGGCCGTGGACAAGGTCCTGGACGCGGTCGTCGAGGCCGCCCGCACCGGCAAGATCGGCGACGGGAAGGTCTGGGTCACCCCGGTCGACACCGTGATCCGGGTCCGGACCGGGGAGCGCGGCACGGACGCCCTGTAG
- a CDS encoding alpha/beta fold hydrolase yields MPVDWKRPGGARFDLAVARRAATDPAAREGVLLVVLGGPGGSGVDFALVAHRYSSPEVVRRFDVVGVDPRGVARSHAVVCSAAKLAQAPSPKPANQAEFTALARHNREPAADCRARTGPLHDHVDARSVVVDVDALRRSLGERRISHFALSCSTLYGQLHAEAHGDRVRAVVLDSVMDHSLDVGRFAETEAAAAEDSFAEFASWCGRAPECALHGRDVAALWHDLLARAERGELTDPDRPGTALTADAVRESALVDGFSPPDWHGLATRLAALAAAPAPAAPAPAAPAPAVPTPAAPAPTAPTTPAPALPTLTPVPLANLAPPAPDHTRSTPADVVPHPFPAVFCRDWSVPIRDHREFAALTARAARAAPTTGGSPLNTQVLAACVGRADDVVVPQRDLDLSNSPKVLLLNARHDPSTAHALAANVHRRNRASTALLTCEGWGHGVYDRTACTRSTTDAHLLHLTAPARPASCPAVDPPAPSRTVTTAPARR; encoded by the coding sequence ATGCCCGTGGACTGGAAGCGTCCCGGCGGGGCGCGGTTCGACCTCGCCGTCGCCCGGCGCGCCGCCACCGACCCGGCCGCGCGCGAGGGCGTCCTGCTGGTCGTGCTCGGTGGTCCCGGCGGGTCCGGTGTGGACTTCGCGCTCGTCGCCCACCGCTACTCCAGCCCCGAGGTGGTGCGCCGCTTCGACGTCGTGGGCGTGGACCCGCGTGGGGTCGCCCGCAGCCACGCGGTGGTGTGCTCGGCGGCCAAGCTCGCCCAGGCGCCCTCGCCCAAGCCCGCGAACCAGGCCGAGTTCACCGCGCTCGCCCGCCACAACCGCGAGCCGGCCGCCGACTGCCGCGCCCGCACCGGCCCGCTGCACGACCACGTCGACGCGCGCAGCGTGGTCGTGGACGTGGACGCGCTGCGCAGGTCGTTGGGGGAGCGCAGGATCAGCCACTTCGCCCTCTCCTGCAGCACCCTGTACGGCCAGCTGCACGCCGAGGCGCACGGCGACCGGGTGCGCGCGGTGGTCCTGGACAGCGTCATGGACCACAGCCTCGACGTCGGCCGCTTCGCGGAGACCGAGGCCGCCGCCGCGGAGGACTCGTTCGCCGAGTTCGCCTCCTGGTGCGGGCGGGCGCCGGAGTGCGCGCTGCACGGCCGCGACGTGGCCGCGCTGTGGCACGACCTCCTGGCGCGGGCCGAGCGCGGCGAGCTGACCGACCCGGACCGGCCGGGGACCGCGCTGACCGCCGACGCCGTCCGCGAGTCAGCGCTCGTGGACGGCTTTTCCCCGCCCGACTGGCACGGCCTGGCCACCCGCCTCGCCGCACTGGCCGCCGCACCCGCCCCGGCCGCACCCGCCCCGGCCGCACCCGCCCCGGCCGTGCCCACCCCGGCCGCGCCCGCCCCGACCGCGCCCACCACGCCCGCGCCTGCCCTGCCCACGCTCACCCCGGTCCCGCTCGCCAACCTCGCCCCACCCGCGCCCGACCACACCCGGTCCACCCCCGCCGACGTCGTCCCGCACCCGTTCCCCGCCGTGTTCTGCCGCGACTGGAGCGTCCCGATCCGCGACCACCGGGAGTTCGCCGCCCTCACCGCCCGAGCCGCCCGCGCGGCCCCGACCACGGGCGGCTCCCCGCTCAACACCCAGGTCCTCGCGGCCTGCGTCGGCCGCGCCGACGACGTCGTCGTCCCGCAGCGCGACCTCGACCTGTCGAACTCCCCGAAGGTCCTGCTGCTCAACGCCCGCCACGACCCGTCCACCGCGCACGCCCTGGCCGCCAACGTCCACCGCCGCAACCGCGCCTCCACCGCCCTACTCACCTGCGAGGGCTGGGGCCACGGCGTCTACGACCGCACCGCGTGCACCAGGTCCACCACCGACGCCCACCTCCTCCACCTCACCGCGCCCGCCCGCCCCGCGAGCTGCCCCGCCGTCGACCCGCCCGCGCCCTCGCGCACGGTGACCACGGCCCCCGCCCGAAGATGA
- the ffh gene encoding signal recognition particle protein → MFNTLSDRLTSVLQNLRGKGRLSDADIDATAREIRVALLEADVALPVVRAFIAKVKERAKGAEVSQALNPAQQVIKIVNEELVAILGGETRRINLAKNPPSVIMLAGLQGAGKTTLAGKLAKWLRGQGHTPLLVACDLQRPNAVTQLQVVGERAGVSVFAPEPGNGVGNPVDVAKRGVEEAKRAQHDIVVVDTAGRLGVDEEMMRQAADIRAAVNPDEVLFVVDAMIGQDAVNTATAFSEGVGFTGVVLTKLDGDARGGAALSVREVTGQPILFASNGEKLEDFDVFHPDRMASRILGMGDVLTLIEHAEQAFDAERAEAAAVKMGSGQLTLEDFLEQMLAIRKMGPIANLLGMLPGAGQMKDQLAMLDEKHLDRVQAIIRGMTPAERDDPKIINASRRLRIANGSGVRVSDVNDLVTRFFDARKMMSQMAGRFGLPGAGGKNNRKNAKGKKGKKGKGGRGPTPPKVRGGFPGMFPGGMPGGMPGMPGMPPGQLPPGLGGGMNELPPGVDPTKLKFGK, encoded by the coding sequence GTGTTCAACACCCTTTCCGACCGGCTCACCTCGGTCCTGCAGAACCTGCGGGGCAAGGGGCGGCTCTCCGACGCCGACATCGACGCCACCGCGCGGGAGATCCGGGTGGCGCTGCTGGAGGCCGACGTCGCGCTGCCCGTCGTGCGCGCCTTCATCGCGAAGGTGAAGGAGCGCGCCAAGGGCGCGGAGGTCTCCCAGGCGCTGAACCCGGCCCAGCAGGTCATCAAGATCGTCAACGAGGAGCTCGTCGCGATCCTCGGCGGCGAGACCCGCCGGATCAACCTGGCGAAGAACCCGCCCTCGGTGATCATGCTCGCGGGCCTCCAGGGCGCCGGTAAGACCACCCTGGCGGGCAAGCTCGCCAAGTGGCTGCGCGGCCAGGGCCACACCCCGCTGCTGGTCGCCTGCGACCTCCAGCGCCCCAACGCGGTCACCCAGCTCCAGGTCGTCGGCGAGCGCGCGGGCGTCTCGGTGTTCGCCCCCGAGCCGGGCAACGGCGTGGGGAACCCGGTCGACGTCGCCAAGCGCGGCGTCGAGGAGGCCAAGCGGGCGCAGCACGACATCGTCGTCGTCGACACCGCCGGTCGCCTCGGCGTCGACGAGGAGATGATGCGGCAGGCCGCGGACATCCGCGCCGCCGTGAACCCCGACGAGGTCCTGTTCGTCGTCGACGCCATGATCGGCCAGGACGCGGTCAACACCGCGACCGCCTTCAGCGAGGGCGTCGGCTTCACCGGCGTCGTGCTCACCAAGCTCGACGGCGACGCGCGGGGCGGCGCGGCGCTGAGCGTCCGCGAGGTCACCGGCCAGCCGATCCTGTTCGCCTCCAACGGGGAGAAGCTGGAGGACTTCGACGTCTTCCACCCCGACCGGATGGCCAGCCGCATCCTCGGCATGGGCGACGTGCTGACCCTCATCGAGCACGCCGAGCAGGCCTTCGACGCCGAGCGCGCCGAGGCCGCCGCCGTGAAGATGGGGTCCGGCCAGCTCACGCTGGAGGACTTCCTCGAGCAGATGCTCGCGATCCGCAAGATGGGCCCCATCGCGAACCTGCTGGGGATGCTGCCCGGCGCGGGTCAGATGAAGGACCAGCTCGCGATGCTGGACGAGAAGCACCTCGACCGCGTGCAGGCGATCATCCGGGGCATGACCCCCGCCGAGCGGGACGACCCGAAGATCATCAACGCCTCGCGGCGGCTGCGCATCGCCAACGGCTCCGGCGTGCGGGTCAGCGACGTCAACGACCTCGTGACCCGGTTCTTCGACGCCCGCAAGATGATGTCGCAGATGGCGGGCCGCTTCGGCCTGCCCGGCGCGGGCGGCAAGAACAACCGCAAGAACGCCAAGGGCAAGAAGGGCAAGAAGGGCAAGGGCGGGCGCGGCCCGACGCCGCCGAAGGTGCGCGGCGGCTTCCCCGGCATGTTCCCCGGTGGGATGCCCGGCGGGATGCCGGGAATGCCGGGGATGCCCCCCGGTCAGCTCCCGCCCGGCCTCGGCGGCGGCATGAACGAGCTGCCCCCCGGCGTCGACCCGACCAAGCTGAAGTTCGGCAAGTGA
- a CDS encoding AAA family ATPase, giving the protein METMTTVAVAPRSLIVLAGLPGAGKSTLLATVDTGGEPTVVLDSDQVRAALRAALPAGLPYRWYRPLVHLAHRTRVLWHALASPGLLLVHEPATRATTRAALVVVGALSGRPRHFLWLDASPDEAFSGQVRRGRVIRHHSFARHVRRAEAFRARFTEERPPRGWRALTRLTRADRLRLAVTG; this is encoded by the coding sequence ATGGAAACGATGACCACCGTCGCCGTGGCGCCGCGCTCGCTCATCGTGCTGGCCGGACTGCCGGGCGCGGGCAAGTCGACCCTCCTGGCCACCGTCGACACGGGTGGCGAGCCCACCGTCGTGCTCGACTCGGACCAGGTCCGGGCGGCGCTGCGCGCCGCGCTCCCCGCCGGGCTGCCGTACCGCTGGTACCGGCCGCTGGTCCACCTGGCGCACCGGACCAGGGTGCTCTGGCACGCACTCGCCTCGCCCGGCCTGCTGCTGGTGCACGAGCCCGCCACGCGCGCCACCACGCGGGCCGCGCTGGTCGTGGTCGGCGCGCTGTCCGGGCGGCCGAGGCACTTCCTGTGGCTCGACGCCAGCCCGGACGAGGCGTTCAGCGGTCAGGTCAGGCGCGGCCGGGTGATCAGGCACCACTCGTTCGCCAGGCACGTCCGCAGGGCCGAGGCCTTCCGCGCCCGCTTCACCGAGGAGCGCCCGCCGCGCGGCTGGCGCGCCCTCACCAGGCTGACCAGGGCGGACCGCCTGCGCCTCGCGGTGACCGGCTGA
- a CDS encoding [protein-PII] uridylyltransferase: protein MEHTETAVVTADDLVRARDRLLAPGRRRLTGEAVREALVDLHEFWLTAHASASGVGGAGGGLALVAVGGLGRRELVPYSDLDLLLVHNGQKGVDEVAEKLWYPLWNSGIGLDHSVRTVGEALRVASTDLRTAMGLLDARHLAGDAEVSARLAEGARQAWRAGVRGRLDEIAESAQRRWARSGDIAHRVEPDLKHGRGGLRDLTVLDALAAAQLVDRPGAEVAEARRLLLDVRTELRRVAGRPRDVLRAQDGDEVAAALGLLDRFALARALSSAARTIVYAVDVATRAARAAAPRRGLGVFARSPLRRAPVRKPLDEGVVLHGSEVALARDASPTRDPALLLRVATAAARSKHPIAAGTLSRLADSAPELRQPWPREARDELLALLGAGPGLVDVVEALDRTGLWGRLFPEWGAVRDLPPRDAAHTWTVDRHLVQATAHAAKLVTRVSRPDLLLLGTLVHDIGKGRQADHSEVGAALATQIGERLGLWPNDVEVLTAMVRHHLLLPHTATRRNVEDEATVRRVVDTLGGDPVLLELLHALAECDSVATGPGVWSDWKASLVRDLVARCRAAMAGDPLPAPEPLDERQRELAVSVTASGRPDVLLEASGQVATVSVAAPDRPGLLSRAAGVLALNSLEVHAAVVASHEGAGVQVFTVSPRFGSLPDVALLREQFARAVDGSLPLAEKLAAKERDYGGPPLDPPPARVLWFDDESTGSVVLELRAADRIGLLHRVADALERCGLDVRWARVATLGGTVVDSFAVTSASGDVDRVAVERAVLASSG from the coding sequence ATGGAGCACACCGAGACGGCCGTCGTCACGGCTGACGACCTGGTGCGGGCGCGCGATCGCCTGCTCGCACCGGGTCGTCGCCGTCTGACGGGCGAGGCCGTGCGCGAGGCGCTGGTGGACCTGCACGAGTTCTGGCTCACCGCGCACGCCTCGGCGTCGGGCGTCGGCGGGGCGGGCGGCGGGCTGGCGCTGGTCGCCGTGGGCGGCCTCGGCCGCCGCGAGCTGGTCCCCTACTCGGACCTCGACCTGCTGCTCGTCCACAACGGGCAGAAAGGCGTGGACGAGGTCGCCGAGAAGCTCTGGTACCCGCTGTGGAACTCGGGCATCGGGCTCGACCACTCGGTCCGCACGGTCGGCGAGGCGCTGCGCGTGGCCTCGACGGACCTGCGCACCGCCATGGGCCTGCTGGACGCGCGGCACCTCGCGGGCGACGCCGAGGTCAGCGCCCGGCTCGCGGAGGGCGCGCGGCAGGCGTGGCGCGCGGGCGTGCGCGGCAGGCTGGACGAGATCGCCGAGTCCGCGCAGCGCCGCTGGGCGCGCAGCGGCGACATCGCGCACCGCGTCGAACCCGACCTCAAGCACGGCAGGGGAGGGCTGCGCGACCTGACCGTGCTGGACGCGCTGGCCGCCGCCCAGCTGGTCGACCGGCCCGGCGCCGAGGTCGCCGAGGCCCGCAGGCTCCTGCTGGACGTGCGCACCGAGCTGCGCCGCGTCGCCGGGCGACCGCGCGACGTGCTGCGCGCCCAGGACGGCGACGAGGTCGCCGCCGCGCTCGGCCTGCTGGACCGGTTCGCGCTGGCCCGCGCGCTGTCCTCGGCCGCGCGCACCATCGTCTACGCGGTCGACGTCGCCACGCGCGCCGCCCGCGCCGCCGCGCCCCGCCGGGGCCTCGGCGTGTTCGCCCGCTCGCCGCTGCGCCGCGCGCCCGTCCGCAAGCCGCTGGACGAGGGCGTCGTGCTGCACGGCTCCGAGGTGGCGCTGGCCCGCGACGCCTCGCCCACCAGGGACCCGGCGCTGCTGCTGCGCGTGGCCACCGCCGCCGCGCGCTCCAAGCACCCCATCGCCGCGGGCACCCTGTCCCGGCTCGCCGACTCCGCGCCGGAGCTGCGCCAGCCGTGGCCGCGCGAGGCCCGCGACGAGCTGCTCGCGCTGCTCGGCGCCGGACCCGGTCTGGTCGACGTGGTGGAGGCGCTGGACCGCACCGGGCTGTGGGGCAGGCTGTTCCCGGAGTGGGGCGCGGTCCGCGACCTGCCGCCCCGCGACGCCGCGCACACCTGGACCGTCGACCGGCACCTGGTGCAGGCCACCGCGCACGCGGCCAAGCTCGTCACCAGGGTGTCCCGGCCGGACCTGCTGCTGCTGGGGACGCTGGTGCACGACATCGGCAAGGGCAGGCAGGCCGACCACTCCGAGGTCGGCGCCGCGCTGGCCACCCAGATCGGCGAGCGGCTCGGGCTGTGGCCGAACGACGTGGAGGTGCTGACCGCGATGGTCCGGCACCACCTGCTGCTGCCGCACACCGCGACCCGGCGGAACGTGGAGGACGAGGCGACCGTGCGGCGCGTCGTCGACACCCTCGGCGGCGACCCGGTGCTGCTGGAGCTGCTGCACGCGCTCGCCGAGTGCGACTCGGTGGCGACCGGGCCCGGCGTGTGGTCGGACTGGAAGGCGTCGCTGGTGCGGGACCTGGTGGCGCGCTGCCGCGCGGCCATGGCGGGCGACCCGCTGCCCGCGCCGGAGCCGCTGGACGAGCGGCAGCGCGAGCTGGCCGTCTCCGTCACCGCGTCGGGGCGGCCGGACGTGCTGCTGGAGGCGTCCGGGCAGGTCGCGACGGTGTCGGTGGCCGCGCCGGACCGGCCGGGGCTGCTGTCCAGGGCGGCGGGCGTGCTGGCGCTCAACTCGCTGGAGGTGCACGCCGCCGTGGTGGCCTCGCACGAGGGCGCCGGGGTGCAGGTGTTCACCGTGTCGCCGAGGTTCGGGTCGCTGCCGGACGTGGCGCTGCTGCGCGAGCAGTTCGCGCGCGCGGTCGACGGGTCGCTGCCGCTGGCCGAGAAGCTGGCCGCCAAGGAGCGCGACTACGGCGGCCCGCCGCTGGACCCGCCGCCCGCGCGGGTGCTGTGGTTCGACGACGAGTCGACCGGGTCGGTGGTGCTGGAGCTGCGGGCGGCGGACCGGATCGGGCTGCTGCACCGGGTCGCGGACGCGCTGGAGCGGTGCGGGTTGGACGTGCGGTGGGCGCGGGTGGCGACGCTCGGCGGGACGGTCGTGGACTCGTTCGCCGTCACCTCCGCGTCCGGGGACGTGGACCGGGTCGCGGTGGAGCGCGCTGTGCTGGCTTCCTCAGGGTGA
- a CDS encoding ammonium transporter, with translation MDTGDTAWVLASAALVLLMTPGLAFFYGGMVRSKSVLNMMMMSLGAMGVVGVLWVLVGYSTAFGADLGGGLLGKPFEFFGLSGLLTPDSLFGTIPTTVFVSFQAMFAIITVALISGAIADRARFGPWLLFAGLWALVVYFPVAHWVFDFDGKDADGNVVDPGGWIANKLAAIDFAGGTAVHINAGAAALALAIVLGKRVGWPKDRMKPHSLPLVVLGAGLLWFGWYGFNAGSALGANATAGVTFINTTVATSAAMLAWLLVERIRDGHATTLGAASGVVAGLVAITPACSSVTPLGAIAVGAITGALCALAVSLKYRLGIDDSLDVVGVHLVGGLSGTILIGFFASDAAPAGVNGLFYGGGVDQLWRQAVGAIAVLAYSFVLSLALGYLVKLTVGFRAEQDDEVGGIDEAEHAETAYDLGGLSGSRGSAKPSVAAGASAVLEGSNKS, from the coding sequence GTGGATACAGGGGACACCGCCTGGGTGCTCGCCAGTGCCGCACTGGTGCTGCTGATGACCCCCGGACTTGCCTTCTTCTACGGGGGCATGGTCCGCTCGAAGAGCGTGCTCAACATGATGATGATGAGCCTGGGCGCCATGGGCGTGGTCGGTGTGCTCTGGGTGCTGGTCGGCTACTCGACCGCGTTCGGCGCCGACCTCGGCGGTGGCCTGCTGGGCAAGCCGTTCGAGTTCTTCGGCCTGAGCGGCCTGCTCACCCCGGACTCGCTGTTCGGCACCATCCCGACCACGGTCTTCGTCTCCTTCCAGGCGATGTTCGCGATCATCACCGTGGCGCTGATCTCCGGCGCGATCGCCGACCGGGCCCGCTTCGGCCCGTGGCTGCTGTTCGCGGGCCTGTGGGCCCTGGTCGTCTACTTCCCGGTCGCGCACTGGGTGTTCGACTTCGACGGCAAGGACGCCGACGGCAACGTCGTCGACCCCGGCGGCTGGATCGCCAACAAGCTCGCCGCCATCGACTTCGCGGGCGGCACCGCCGTCCACATCAACGCGGGCGCCGCGGCGCTGGCGCTGGCGATCGTCCTCGGCAAGCGCGTCGGCTGGCCCAAGGACCGCATGAAGCCGCACAGCCTGCCCCTGGTCGTGCTCGGCGCCGGTCTGCTCTGGTTCGGCTGGTACGGCTTCAACGCGGGCTCCGCGCTGGGCGCCAACGCCACCGCGGGCGTCACCTTCATCAACACCACCGTCGCGACCTCCGCCGCCATGCTCGCCTGGCTGCTCGTGGAGCGCATCCGCGACGGCCACGCCACCACCCTGGGCGCCGCGTCCGGCGTCGTCGCCGGTCTGGTCGCCATCACCCCGGCCTGCTCGTCGGTCACCCCGCTCGGCGCGATCGCGGTCGGCGCCATCACCGGCGCCCTGTGCGCGCTGGCGGTCAGCCTCAAGTACCGCCTCGGCATCGACGACTCGCTCGACGTGGTCGGCGTGCACCTGGTCGGCGGCCTCTCCGGCACGATCCTCATCGGCTTCTTCGCCAGCGACGCCGCCCCGGCGGGCGTCAACGGCCTGTTCTACGGCGGTGGCGTCGACCAGCTCTGGCGGCAGGCCGTCGGCGCGATCGCGGTCCTGGCCTACTCCTTCGTCCTCAGCCTCGCCCTCGGCTACCTGGTCAAGCTGACCGTCGGCTTCCGCGCGGAGCAGGATGACGAGGTCGGTGGCATCGACGAGGCCGAGCACGCCGAGACCGCCTACGACCTCGGCGGCCTGTCCGGCTCGCGCGGCTCCGCCAAGCCCAGCGTCGCCGCGGGCGCGTCCGCGGTCCTTGAGGGGAGCAACAAGTCGTGA